Proteins encoded within one genomic window of Gloeobacter kilaueensis JS1:
- a CDS encoding 4'-phosphopantetheinyl transferase family protein, giving the protein MSATSTGPWPARLLPVILSQSEVHLWLVSLDLPETEIARLALLLAEDERQRAARFVRAVLTNRFIAGRGRLREILASYLGCPPAALHFTYTAHGKPELVGPAGTGDLQFNLSHSEDLALCAVRWKGRVGVDLEAEREMIDLEAMARQYFTQKEYHEICSLSPPLRSRKFLELWTFKEAYLKATGEGLAGLEKLQQIEAGEIAAGWSSVPLPPLPGFAAALVAEGEGWRLCCWRWQPVNIPDEGVAPDG; this is encoded by the coding sequence ATGAGCGCCACGTCTACCGGCCCCTGGCCTGCACGATTATTGCCTGTGATCCTCTCCCAGAGCGAGGTTCACCTGTGGTTGGTCAGCCTCGATCTTCCTGAGACAGAGATAGCGCGCCTGGCGTTGCTGCTCGCCGAGGACGAGCGGCAACGGGCTGCCCGGTTTGTCAGGGCCGTCCTGACAAACCGGTTCATTGCCGGGCGTGGTCGGCTGCGGGAGATCCTCGCGAGCTACCTGGGTTGTCCGCCGGCAGCCCTGCACTTCACTTATACGGCCCACGGCAAGCCCGAACTGGTTGGGCCTGCAGGTACCGGCGACTTACAGTTCAACCTGTCCCACTCCGAGGATCTGGCCCTGTGCGCTGTGCGCTGGAAGGGGCGCGTCGGCGTCGATCTCGAAGCCGAGCGCGAGATGATCGACCTCGAAGCGATGGCAAGACAATACTTTACTCAAAAAGAGTATCACGAAATATGTTCTCTGTCTCCCCCGTTGCGCTCCCGAAAATTTCTTGAACTCTGGACTTTTAAGGAGGCGTACCTCAAGGCGACCGGCGAGGGGCTGGCAGGGCTGGAAAAATTGCAGCAAATAGAAGCGGGGGAGATCGCAGCCGGCTGGTCCAGTGTGCCGCTGCCGCCGCTGCCCGGTTTCGCGGCGGCGCTGGTGGCCGAGGGAGAGGGCTGGCGGCTGTGCTGCTGGCGGTGGCAACCTGTGAACATACCTGATGAGGGAGTGGCCCCCGATGGCTGA
- a CDS encoding MBL fold metallo-hydrolase: MTAELLYLKQNVLVEPLVGQWYAWPYLIAPATAALYVANAHLKIMRSFVAAPQVHVAAVRNPALLGGPYVNYGAERLAEIEQLIVQTLEEQTVLLELAAAIAELEALLRERADGHSLESLYSHIPAPLKGYVELVYDLGNQPTFRLIEGLLYTSGFYQPGQQSFLLSLIEQDQRPFVLNTPRLPDGEHLHLKLPFAHPAVDALFQMRTLPQPLEETAEKLGLDEAELPLFASFLTSEPPPEPEAYSGPGLRIRYFGHACLLVESQEVAILVDPLISYRYDSALPRYTYADLPPWIDYVLITHNHQDHCILETLLQLRHKIRQLVVPRSSGGNLADPSLKLILQHSGFDRVMELDEMEAIKIPEGTITGLPFFGEHADLNIRTKLAYHLNIQGRSLLCAADSNNLEPQLYEHVHALTGDLDALFVGMECDGAPLSWLYGALLTRPLARKMDQSRRLNGSDFEKALAIVEKFRPRAAYVYAMGQEPWLTHLTSIQYTERSRPIVESEKLLTGCREQNIAAERLFGCKEIFM; this comes from the coding sequence ATGACGGCTGAACTTCTTTACTTAAAGCAAAACGTCCTGGTGGAGCCCCTGGTGGGCCAGTGGTATGCCTGGCCTTATCTAATCGCACCGGCGACGGCTGCTCTTTACGTCGCGAACGCACATCTTAAAATCATGCGCTCCTTCGTCGCTGCTCCCCAGGTCCACGTCGCCGCCGTGCGCAATCCGGCTCTACTGGGTGGTCCCTACGTCAACTACGGCGCGGAGCGGCTGGCGGAGATCGAACAGTTGATCGTCCAGACGCTCGAAGAACAGACAGTACTGCTGGAACTGGCAGCGGCGATTGCCGAGCTGGAGGCGCTACTAAGGGAGCGGGCGGACGGTCACAGCCTGGAGAGCCTTTATAGCCACATTCCAGCACCGCTGAAAGGCTATGTCGAGCTTGTCTACGATCTGGGCAACCAGCCGACCTTTCGGCTCATCGAAGGGCTGTTATACACCAGTGGCTTCTATCAGCCGGGCCAACAGAGTTTTTTACTGTCCCTCATCGAGCAGGACCAGCGCCCATTTGTGTTGAATACACCGCGCCTGCCGGATGGCGAGCATCTGCACCTGAAGCTGCCCTTTGCCCATCCGGCAGTAGATGCGTTGTTTCAGATGCGAACCCTACCCCAGCCGCTGGAGGAGACCGCCGAGAAACTGGGCCTCGATGAAGCGGAGCTGCCCCTGTTTGCTTCTTTCTTGACAAGCGAGCCACCGCCAGAACCAGAGGCGTATAGCGGCCCCGGCCTTCGCATCCGCTATTTTGGCCACGCCTGCCTGCTCGTCGAATCGCAGGAGGTGGCTATCCTCGTCGATCCGCTCATCAGTTATCGCTACGACAGTGCCCTGCCGCGCTATACCTACGCGGACCTGCCCCCGTGGATCGATTACGTCCTGATTACCCACAATCACCAGGACCACTGCATTCTCGAAACCCTGCTGCAGTTGCGCCACAAGATCCGGCAACTCGTCGTACCGAGAAGCAGCGGCGGCAATCTGGCAGATCCTTCTTTGAAGCTGATTTTGCAGCACAGTGGCTTCGATAGGGTGATGGAACTGGATGAGATGGAGGCGATCAAGATCCCAGAAGGAACGATCACGGGCCTGCCGTTTTTTGGTGAACACGCCGATTTGAATATCCGCACCAAGCTCGCCTATCACCTGAATATTCAGGGCCGCTCACTTCTTTGCGCTGCCGACTCCAACAACCTCGAACCCCAACTGTACGAGCACGTTCATGCTCTCACCGGAGACCTCGACGCGCTTTTTGTCGGCATGGAATGTGACGGTGCGCCCTTAAGCTGGCTGTACGGAGCACTGCTGACCAGGCCGCTCGCCCGCAAGATGGATCAATCGCGTCGCCTGAACGGATCGGACTTTGAAAAAGCCCTCGCTATCGTCGAAAAATTTCGGCCCAGGGCTGCCTACGTTTATGCGATGGGCCAGGAACCCTGGCTCACTCATCTCACTTCCATTCAGTACACGGAGCGCTCTCGACCCATCGTCGAATCTGAAAAGTTGCTGACAGGTTGCCGGGAGCAAAACATCGCTGCAGAGAGACTTTTTGGCTGCAAGGAGATTTTTATGTAG
- a CDS encoding SDR family NAD(P)-dependent oxidoreductase, with amino-acid sequence MSYREMTDSSSMLEDRKWHRHNGQLTLPERVEAVLQSLPTVVDCVVVAQQTELIVYVVPLEILIPGELDHQLRSRMAEPLPAVQYVAVSALPLGEDGRIDRLALQRLTVLDSDLARRWEHHLRSLEGIDDAAVLRQSRPQKLPPLHLADLLPQWSASSPETDHLPLPAPAIHASTPAHLLSAPAFADGGTLPKPDDGSFPSTLVELLPWAAAHFPDHGFTFLLADKSERHQTYPQLLVHARCILTALRSRSITPHTPVLLLLDQPEQLVPAFWGCVLGGFVPLIVSVPPSFEQANSQLDKLLHLTSFLSQPPIICNRASETVLKRSLPGSSVLVFEQLDDHPPADTFFLPSPETVALLNLTSGSTGTPKCIPLTHRNLLARARGANLLCEHSSEDILLNWLPFEHIGSISDWHIRGIVAGCRMVYLQKETVLAAPLSWLDLIDRYQISHSWAPNFAYGLVNQALRQHSSRSWNLRSLKMLLSAGETVAASTVEEFYSHLHCCGLARTVLRPAFGMAEVASGITYFQPTQDTPLTVHRLDKAALDNGLAVIPETGHTSTIELIDLGRPIAGMQLRVVDEHNHLLTQRQVGRLQLRGEAVFSGYLQNPQATAAVLLSDGWFDTGDLAFLDNGHLVLVGRHKETIILNGANYYSHDIEQLVESVEGVEASFTAACAVRAEGNATEKLAIFLVAKAGIEPAELLASVRQQVVQKLGVEVEHLLLVEKGDIPKTSIGKIQRRQLQKRMEAGEFLSLQKRMDVLQNNQRTIGDWFYSKQWRQRVLEVSDKEPKGAVLVFVDDSGLGSILKPHLEECVQVEAGEGFQKLGKGHYRLNPTSVEQYGQLLGSVESEGLHLRHILHLWGCRPYRQPQSASDLLRAQETGLQSVLALVQALAAMHDGYTELALRVVTNHLQAVLPGDPIDCAGSTVLGLLRSLDQELPWLDCRHIDLPVEEGEHCRDALLAELVSGRGEREVAYRQGRRWVARLQKVDMVAQVKQPVPFQKGGFYLLTGGLSGIGRSVAKQLLSQYQARLLFVQPTIEKEQREALAALMDSGAEVIAREIDLTNLCGLQEAVEGAKQRWGRHLDGVLHLEQPYRESLVVEETPEQLARFLYPQLQTSWTLHQLLAGQPVPGFFLRIAHASGELGGIVAAGFAAAQSFASAFVQYQRQAGLQNSYCFSFGFWEDFEPGRDYPWRPLAAARGYRFLSRREGWHSLLAALAQGTPSLVAGIDGRSPAVRPYCLDDLHPLEQLTAYYSGETILPSTLQAIPDRFGRASSCNCMRVKAIPRQLNGQVEEQALIAQQSHSRRESVTQAAPQEQVARTIAAVWQQVLQVDRVGLDDSFFDLGGHSILLVQVQQQLQQVLGRQIALLDLFTYPTVGTLAQFLKQGEAAQSPLRQEEQHPEVRQLAIYRQRQLRRQHRQSRQGQVR; translated from the coding sequence GTGAGTTACAGGGAAATGACCGACTCCAGTTCGATGCTGGAGGATCGAAAATGGCACCGGCACAACGGGCAACTCACGTTGCCTGAGCGGGTGGAGGCCGTTCTCCAGAGCCTGCCCACCGTCGTCGATTGTGTCGTCGTCGCCCAGCAAACTGAGCTGATTGTCTATGTTGTTCCTCTGGAAATTCTCATTCCAGGGGAATTGGACCACCAGCTTCGTAGCCGCATGGCCGAGCCGTTGCCAGCAGTGCAGTACGTGGCCGTCTCCGCCCTGCCCCTCGGCGAGGATGGCCGGATCGATCGGCTTGCCCTGCAGCGCCTCACTGTCCTCGACAGCGATCTGGCCCGGCGCTGGGAGCACCATCTGCGGTCGCTGGAGGGCATCGACGATGCAGCGGTCTTGCGCCAATCTCGCCCACAAAAGCTACCGCCGCTTCACCTGGCAGACCTGCTGCCGCAGTGGAGTGCGAGTTCCCCGGAGACTGACCACCTTCCGCTCCCAGCACCTGCCATCCATGCATCCACCCCTGCCCATCTTCTGTCGGCCCCAGCCTTCGCCGACGGCGGCACGCTACCCAAACCCGACGACGGCTCGTTTCCCTCTACTCTCGTTGAACTGCTGCCCTGGGCCGCTGCTCACTTTCCCGACCACGGCTTCACCTTCCTGCTTGCCGACAAGAGCGAACGCCACCAGACCTATCCCCAACTGCTTGTCCACGCCCGCTGTATCCTCACTGCCCTGCGTTCCCGTTCCATCACTCCTCACACTCCCGTCCTGTTGCTGCTAGATCAGCCGGAACAGCTCGTTCCGGCCTTCTGGGGCTGTGTGCTGGGCGGCTTCGTGCCCCTCATCGTCTCCGTTCCACCCTCCTTCGAGCAGGCCAACAGCCAGCTCGACAAACTCCTGCATCTCACTTCGTTTCTTTCTCAGCCACCAATTATCTGCAACCGCGCCTCCGAAACTGTTCTCAAACGGTCTCTACCAGGAAGCAGCGTGCTTGTCTTCGAGCAATTGGATGATCATCCGCCTGCTGACACCTTCTTCCTGCCCAGCCCGGAGACGGTGGCACTTCTCAATCTCACCTCCGGCTCCACCGGTACCCCCAAGTGCATCCCCCTCACCCATCGCAACCTGCTCGCCCGCGCCCGTGGTGCAAACCTGCTGTGTGAGCATTCCTCAGAAGACATTCTCCTTAACTGGCTTCCTTTCGAGCACATCGGCTCCATCAGCGACTGGCACATCCGGGGGATCGTCGCTGGTTGTCGGATGGTCTACTTGCAAAAAGAAACCGTCCTCGCCGCGCCCTTATCCTGGCTGGATCTCATCGATCGTTACCAAATTAGCCATAGCTGGGCACCGAACTTTGCCTACGGCCTGGTCAATCAAGCCCTCCGACAACACTCTTCCCGCTCCTGGAACCTCCGTTCCCTGAAGATGCTGCTCAGTGCGGGCGAAACTGTCGCTGCTTCCACCGTCGAGGAGTTCTACAGCCATCTGCATTGCTGCGGACTGGCAAGGACAGTGCTCAGACCCGCTTTCGGCATGGCGGAAGTCGCCTCCGGCATCACCTACTTCCAGCCCACACAAGACACACCGCTTACTGTTCACAGACTGGACAAAGCGGCTCTCGACAATGGCCTGGCAGTCATTCCAGAAACAGGACACACCAGCACGATCGAGCTTATCGATCTGGGAAGACCGATTGCTGGAATGCAACTGCGCGTCGTCGATGAACACAACCACTTACTTACACAAAGGCAGGTAGGCCGACTGCAACTGCGGGGCGAAGCCGTCTTCTCCGGCTACTTGCAAAACCCCCAAGCCACAGCAGCCGTACTTCTGAGTGATGGCTGGTTCGACACAGGCGACCTTGCCTTTCTCGACAACGGCCATCTGGTGCTGGTGGGACGGCACAAAGAAACGATCATCCTCAACGGAGCAAACTACTACAGCCACGACATCGAGCAACTTGTCGAATCAGTAGAAGGAGTGGAAGCCTCTTTCACCGCTGCCTGTGCTGTCCGAGCGGAAGGCAACGCTACTGAGAAACTGGCCATTTTCCTTGTCGCCAAAGCAGGCATCGAACCAGCGGAATTGCTCGCCTCTGTTCGTCAGCAGGTGGTGCAGAAGCTGGGGGTGGAAGTGGAGCATCTGTTGCTTGTGGAGAAAGGCGATATTCCCAAGACGAGCATCGGCAAGATTCAAAGGCGGCAGTTGCAGAAGCGGATGGAGGCAGGGGAGTTCCTGTCACTGCAGAAGCGGATGGATGTGCTGCAGAACAACCAGAGAACCATCGGTGACTGGTTCTATAGCAAGCAGTGGCGGCAGCGGGTGCTGGAGGTTTCAGACAAGGAACCAAAAGGGGCGGTGCTGGTGTTTGTGGACGATTCAGGACTGGGAAGCATCCTGAAACCGCATCTGGAAGAGTGTGTGCAGGTAGAAGCAGGCGAAGGTTTCCAGAAGTTAGGGAAGGGGCATTATCGTCTGAATCCGACTTCCGTGGAGCAGTACGGGCAGTTACTGGGGAGCGTGGAATCGGAAGGACTGCACCTCCGCCACATCCTGCACCTGTGGGGCTGTCGGCCCTATCGTCAGCCGCAATCCGCCTCAGATCTGCTGCGTGCTCAGGAAACAGGATTGCAGAGTGTGCTTGCCCTGGTGCAGGCGCTCGCGGCAATGCACGACGGTTATACAGAACTGGCGCTCAGGGTCGTCACCAATCATCTCCAGGCGGTGCTGCCGGGCGATCCGATCGACTGTGCGGGAAGCACGGTTCTCGGTTTGTTGCGCAGTCTCGATCAGGAGCTTCCCTGGTTGGACTGCCGCCACATCGATTTGCCCGTGGAAGAAGGCGAGCACTGTCGGGATGCGTTGCTGGCGGAACTGGTGAGTGGCCGGGGTGAACGGGAAGTGGCCTATCGCCAGGGCAGGCGCTGGGTAGCCCGGTTGCAGAAAGTAGATATGGTGGCGCAGGTGAAGCAGCCCGTTCCCTTCCAAAAGGGCGGATTCTACCTGCTCACCGGTGGCCTGAGTGGCATCGGGCGGTCGGTGGCAAAGCAGTTGCTGAGCCAGTACCAGGCCCGCCTGCTATTTGTCCAGCCAACGATCGAGAAAGAACAGCGAGAAGCACTGGCTGCCCTGATGGATTCTGGCGCGGAAGTGATCGCAAGGGAAATAGACCTGACGAACCTGTGCGGTTTGCAAGAAGCCGTAGAGGGCGCAAAGCAGCGCTGGGGCAGGCATCTTGACGGTGTATTGCACCTGGAGCAGCCGTATCGAGAAAGTCTGGTGGTGGAAGAAACCCCGGAGCAGCTTGCCCGGTTTCTCTATCCCCAGTTGCAGACGAGCTGGACGCTGCACCAGCTACTAGCCGGGCAGCCCGTTCCCGGATTCTTTTTGCGCATCGCCCATGCGAGCGGCGAGTTGGGCGGGATCGTGGCTGCCGGTTTCGCCGCCGCCCAAAGTTTTGCCAGTGCCTTTGTTCAGTACCAGCGGCAGGCAGGCTTGCAGAATAGCTACTGCTTCAGCTTCGGCTTCTGGGAAGATTTTGAGCCGGGACGCGATTATCCCTGGCGGCCCCTCGCGGCGGCGCGGGGCTACCGCTTTCTTTCGCGGCGCGAGGGCTGGCATTCGCTGCTTGCCGCCCTTGCCCAGGGGACGCCCTCTCTCGTTGCAGGCATCGATGGGCGCAGTCCTGCCGTGCGCCCGTACTGCCTGGACGACCTGCATCCACTCGAACAGCTCACCGCTTATTACAGCGGCGAAACGATTCTGCCCTCCACTCTCCAGGCCATCCCGGATCGCTTCGGCAGGGCCAGCAGCTGTAACTGTATGCGAGTGAAGGCAATTCCTCGCCAACTGAACGGTCAGGTAGAGGAGCAGGCGCTCATTGCACAACAGTCCCACAGCAGGCGGGAATCCGTGACCCAGGCCGCTCCCCAGGAACAGGTGGCACGGACGATCGCCGCTGTCTGGCAGCAGGTACTGCAGGTGGACCGGGTGGGGCTCGACGACAGCTTCTTTGATCTAGGTGGGCATTCGATCCTGCTCGTGCAGGTGCAGCAGCAGTTGCAGCAGGTGCTGGGCCGGCAAATCGCTCTCCTGGATCTATTCACCTACCCGACGGTCGGAACCCTCGCCCAGTTTCTCAAGCAGGGAGAAGCCGCTCAAAGCCCGCTCCGCCAGGAAGAACAGCACCCAGAGGTGCGGCAACTGGCCATCTACCGGCAGCGGCAACTGCGCCGCCAGCACCGGCAATCCCGGCAAGGACAGGTCCGATGA
- a CDS encoding IS4 family transposase codes for MTTNKKTRHPDHVRSRRMSAPTSEQIEEHLTLLLKPAVYSQLASYRQLGLRERILSLPLMVAATLTLIWRQVPSVHELARMLARDNLLWCTAVDVSQQALSQRLLAFAAGLFASVLQALLPTLQQRQQQRTRPLPVALQIAKKHFEALWIADGSTLEAVFRKLDSLQEQPAGVLGGKICTLLDMCTHLPVDVWFEEQPLAHDTTFWPALHSRVRPGILLVLDRGFYDFGEFARVLAGGGQFLSRMKKNTTYVVVESLSKSAYHRERTILLTSSKGELPVLRLVEVKQGNTWYSYLTSVLDPTVLPPFVVADLYSRRWNIETAFGIVKRLLGLSYLWTGSINGVQLQVWASWLFYSVLVDLSDAVAEALSVEYERISQEMVYRGLYHFCNAANRGIASDVVEYLSAPKNKDLGVLKTIRKPEVRLNVAPHPT; via the coding sequence ATGACAACCAACAAGAAGACTCGTCACCCTGACCACGTGCGCTCCCGCCGCATGAGCGCTCCCACCAGTGAGCAGATTGAAGAGCACCTCACCCTGCTTCTCAAGCCTGCGGTCTACAGCCAACTTGCCAGCTATCGCCAACTGGGCCTACGCGAGCGCATTCTCTCCTTGCCACTGATGGTCGCAGCCACGCTCACCCTCATCTGGCGGCAGGTACCCTCAGTCCATGAACTGGCCCGGATGCTCGCAAGAGACAATCTCCTCTGGTGTACGGCGGTCGATGTCTCTCAGCAAGCTTTGTCCCAGCGTCTGCTGGCATTTGCTGCAGGATTGTTCGCTTCTGTCCTGCAAGCATTGCTTCCCACCCTCCAGCAACGTCAGCAACAGCGCACCCGTCCCCTACCCGTCGCCCTCCAAATCGCAAAAAAACACTTTGAGGCGCTCTGGATAGCAGACGGCTCGACGCTCGAAGCGGTGTTCCGCAAACTCGACAGCCTCCAGGAGCAACCCGCAGGAGTGCTTGGGGGGAAGATTTGCACGCTGCTGGACATGTGTACTCATCTGCCGGTGGATGTATGGTTTGAGGAGCAGCCACTGGCCCATGACACCACTTTCTGGCCAGCCTTACATTCCCGCGTCCGTCCGGGCATATTGCTGGTTTTGGACCGGGGGTTTTATGACTTTGGCGAGTTCGCCCGTGTTCTTGCAGGTGGTGGCCAGTTTCTGAGTCGGATGAAGAAAAACACGACTTATGTGGTGGTCGAAAGCCTTTCTAAAAGTGCCTACCACCGGGAGCGCACCATTTTGCTCACCTCCAGCAAGGGAGAGTTGCCTGTGCTGCGATTGGTAGAAGTGAAGCAGGGCAATACCTGGTACAGCTATCTGACCTCGGTGCTCGACCCAACCGTGTTGCCGCCTTTTGTCGTAGCAGATTTGTATAGTAGACGCTGGAATATTGAGACAGCTTTTGGCATCGTTAAGCGCTTGTTGGGGTTGTCGTACCTGTGGACCGGTTCAATCAATGGCGTGCAATTACAAGTCTGGGCGAGTTGGCTGTTTTACAGTGTGCTGGTGGACTTGAGCGATGCGGTGGCAGAGGCGTTGTCTGTCGAGTACGAGCGGATTTCGCAGGAGATGGTGTATCGGGGGCTGTATCACTTTTGCAATGCCGCCAATCGTGGGATAGCCAGTGATGTAGTCGAGTATTTGTCAGCGCCGAAGAACAAAGATTTGGGTGTGCTCAAGACGATCCGAAAACCAGAAGTCCGCCTCAATGTTGCTCCTCACCCTACTTGA
- the crtI gene encoding 15-cis-phytoene desaturase CrtI, with the protein MERKKAIIVGSGIGGLALGIRLQSLGFETTIFEKLDGPGGRAYVRRAAGFTFDMGPTVITVPHFIEELFALERDRPALDAPDFPASVLAENSRIRSGVSGGPATSRYVKIIPILPFYRIYFEDGAYFDYDGDPEHTREQIRALAPDDLEGYERFHRDARAIFQRGFLELGFTYFRDIPSMLRIAPDLVKLDAVRPLFSFVKRYFKSDKLRQVFSFEPLLIGGNPLAVPAIYAMIHFVEKTWGIHFAMGGTGALVQGFVRKFEELGGTIRYQSEVARIEVTGSGKDRRATAVLLANGSRYPADLVASNGDYVNTYLKLIDRPHRPSHPDVRLKLSRQSMSLLVIYFGFRADGLDLDLRHHNIILGPRYEELLKDIFSRKVLASDFSQYLHIPSITDPSLAPAGHHCAYTLVPVPHNGSGLDWSKITDPFVDTVLGFLDDRGYIPGLRERLVYKSCITPDYFEHTLNSWLGNGFGVEPVLWQSAYFRPHNKCGDISNFYLVGANAQPGGGTPAVMMSAKMTAREVARDFNLSFDSIESLAQPASPRAI; encoded by the coding sequence TTGGAGCGCAAGAAGGCAATCATTGTCGGTTCGGGCATCGGCGGGCTGGCCCTGGGTATCCGTTTGCAGAGCCTGGGTTTCGAGACAACGATATTTGAGAAGCTCGACGGGCCGGGCGGGCGGGCCTACGTGCGCCGGGCTGCGGGCTTTACCTTCGATATGGGTCCGACTGTGATCACGGTGCCCCACTTTATCGAAGAACTGTTTGCCCTGGAGCGCGACCGGCCCGCCCTCGACGCGCCGGATTTTCCCGCTTCGGTGCTGGCAGAAAATAGCCGCATCCGTTCCGGCGTAAGTGGCGGACCGGCTACTTCCAGATACGTCAAAATTATTCCGATTCTGCCTTTTTACCGCATCTACTTCGAGGACGGGGCGTACTTCGACTACGACGGCGACCCGGAGCACACCCGCGAGCAGATCCGCGCCCTCGCCCCCGACGATCTAGAAGGCTACGAGCGCTTTCATCGCGACGCCAGAGCGATCTTCCAGCGCGGCTTTCTCGAACTGGGCTTTACTTACTTTCGCGACATCCCCTCGATGCTGCGCATCGCCCCGGATCTGGTCAAACTCGACGCCGTGCGGCCTTTGTTCTCGTTCGTCAAGCGCTACTTCAAAAGCGACAAGCTCCGGCAGGTCTTCAGCTTCGAGCCCCTGCTCATCGGCGGCAATCCTCTGGCTGTACCGGCTATCTACGCGATGATCCACTTCGTCGAGAAGACCTGGGGCATCCACTTTGCGATGGGCGGCACCGGGGCGTTGGTGCAGGGCTTCGTGCGCAAGTTCGAGGAATTGGGGGGCACGATCCGCTACCAGAGCGAAGTGGCGCGTATCGAAGTGACCGGCAGCGGCAAAGACCGTCGGGCCACTGCCGTCCTGCTCGCCAATGGCAGCCGCTACCCTGCCGACCTCGTCGCCTCCAACGGCGACTACGTGAACACTTACTTAAAGCTCATCGACCGCCCCCACCGTCCCTCCCACCCGGACGTGCGCCTGAAGCTCTCCCGCCAGTCGATGTCGCTGCTGGTGATCTACTTCGGCTTCCGGGCCGACGGATTGGATCTCGACCTGCGCCACCACAACATCATCCTCGGCCCCCGCTACGAAGAACTGCTAAAAGACATCTTCAGCCGCAAGGTGCTGGCATCCGACTTCTCCCAGTACCTGCACATCCCTTCGATTACCGACCCCAGCCTCGCCCCGGCAGGCCACCACTGCGCCTACACCCTGGTGCCCGTTCCCCACAACGGCAGCGGCCTCGACTGGTCGAAGATCACCGACCCCTTCGTAGACACAGTGCTGGGCTTCCTCGACGATCGGGGCTACATTCCGGGACTGCGCGAGCGGCTGGTCTACAAGAGCTGCATCACCCCCGACTACTTCGAGCACACCCTCAACAGTTGGCTGGGCAACGGCTTCGGCGTCGAGCCGGTGCTCTGGCAATCGGCCTACTTCCGGCCCCACAACAAGTGCGGAGACATCTCCAACTTCTACTTAGTTGGAGCAAACGCTCAACCGGGGGGCGGCACCCCGGCGGTGATGATGTCCGCCAAGATGACCGCCCGCGAGGTGGCCCGCGACTTTAACCTCTCCTTCGACAGCATTGAGAGCCTGGCCCAACCTGCTTCCCCGAGAGCTATCTGA
- a CDS encoding aminotransferase class V-fold PLP-dependent enzyme, translating into MAEDDPGLEKKRQLLAQLLRSEASKRDATGPATPERLSAHRELFAALQNKVYLNFGGQGPLPQPAIAAIAGAYAEIQRRGPFSNSGLGWMQQQMGRLRIAIAQELGTQPETIALTENVSLGCNIVLWGIDWQPGDHLLLSDCEYPGVLAAIEGLRRRFGIEVSACPLAGGSEAEAAPLVAEHLRPRTRLVVLSHIFWSTGGIAPLKAIAAACRAHPTEGPPVRLLVDAAQSVGMLPLDLPDLGVDYYAFTGHKWWCGPEGVGGLYVRPEAMGDLQPTFSSWRALPPDWPDTACWPDARRYEIATSAWPLIAALSSALALHNQWGTAHERYQRIRSLAIYLWEQLGHLQSSTALVRHQSDPPETGILTFSTGTAPAHLVQVLEAQGIFVRALPAPRAGVRVCVHYLTLKEEIDKFIAGLRQSLRR; encoded by the coding sequence ATGGCTGAGGACGATCCGGGACTCGAAAAAAAGCGGCAACTGCTGGCACAGCTGCTGCGCAGTGAGGCTTCAAAGCGGGATGCCACCGGACCTGCAACTCCCGAGCGCTTGAGCGCCCACCGGGAGCTATTTGCAGCTCTCCAGAACAAGGTCTATCTCAACTTTGGTGGCCAGGGACCGCTGCCCCAACCGGCGATCGCTGCAATTGCCGGTGCCTACGCTGAGATCCAGCGGCGCGGGCCTTTTTCTAACAGCGGCCTGGGCTGGATGCAGCAACAGATGGGCCGGCTGCGCATCGCCATCGCCCAGGAACTGGGAACACAGCCGGAGACGATCGCCCTCACCGAGAACGTCTCCCTTGGCTGCAACATCGTGCTCTGGGGCATCGACTGGCAGCCGGGGGATCATCTGCTCCTATCCGACTGCGAGTATCCGGGGGTACTGGCCGCTATCGAGGGGCTGCGCCGCCGCTTCGGCATCGAAGTCTCCGCCTGTCCGCTGGCCGGGGGGAGCGAGGCGGAGGCCGCCCCTTTGGTCGCAGAGCACCTGCGCCCGCGCACGCGCCTGGTGGTTCTGAGCCACATCTTCTGGAGCACGGGCGGCATCGCTCCGCTCAAGGCCATCGCCGCTGCCTGCCGCGCCCATCCGACAGAGGGGCCGCCGGTGCGTTTGCTGGTGGATGCGGCCCAGTCGGTCGGGATGCTGCCTCTCGATCTGCCGGATCTGGGCGTCGATTATTACGCTTTTACCGGCCACAAGTGGTGGTGTGGGCCGGAGGGAGTGGGCGGGCTCTACGTCCGTCCCGAGGCGATGGGGGATCTGCAGCCGACCTTTTCGAGCTGGCGCGCCCTGCCCCCTGACTGGCCGGATACCGCCTGCTGGCCCGATGCCCGCCGCTACGAGATCGCCACCTCCGCCTGGCCCCTCATCGCTGCTTTAAGTAGTGCCCTCGCCCTGCACAACCAGTGGGGCACTGCCCACGAGCGCTATCAGCGCATCCGTTCCCTCGCTATCTACCTGTGGGAGCAACTCGGTCATCTGCAATCGAGCACCGCCCTTGTCCGCCACCAGTCCGATCCCCCCGAAACTGGCATTCTTACCTTCTCCACCGGTACAGCGCCCGCCCACCTCGTCCAGGTGCTCGAAGCCCAAGGCATCTTCGTGCGCGCCCTTCCCGCTCCGCGAGCCGGGGTGCGCGTCTGCGTCCATTACCTGACGCTCAAAGAGGAGATCGACAAATTCATCGCTGGCCTGCGCCAGTCCTTGCGGCGCTGA